From one Nilaparvata lugens isolate BPH chromosome 2, ASM1435652v1, whole genome shotgun sequence genomic stretch:
- the LOC120349654 gene encoding craniofacial development protein 2-like: MAMLAAKFNSGVSSSIGSPGGAVSSVTERLKCQNEIRIGTWNVKTMSQGGKVHNAIQEMTHMELSIMGVSEMRWPGSGSLNIQDHRVYYSGTDNGRHELGVGFIMIKEVAKCVNNVVPVSSRVILVQLKAKPVNINIIQVYAPTTDGTDEEVKEFYNSINQIIEKLKRHDLTIVLGNFNAKLGEGRTWSSVGPFGLGNRNTRGDELENFAESNQLVVMNTWFELHPIRLYTWESPMDRPGRIVRNQIDFLLVNRRFRNSCIFVKTYPGADIQSDHTPLVGRFKDRLKRVKVRKVKSYDLRRLKDPVVRRMVSNDLNERLRGGGDLESEEGGLEIVKGTVKGIKDQYLRRDPRKCRSWMTDEILELMELRKSHKDNLVEYRRIHTIIRGKIKEAKEREKVEQCQEIELYQSRYDSFNVHLKIEEMAGKFCFNKSGRLADVHGNFVIDKDERKKVWEKYLKDSLHDLRTQQPVFKDDTEPKILLEEVKAPPPTEFSVQCHL; encoded by the coding sequence ATGGCTATGCTTGCAGCGAAATTCAATTCCGGAGTAAGCTCCTCAATCGGATCTCCGGGAGGAGCAGTTTCAAGTGTAACTGAAAGATTGAAGTGCCAGAATGAAATCAGGATCGGCACGTGGAACGTAAAAACCATGAGTCAGGGTGGTAAAGTTCACAATGCAATACAGGAGATGACACACATGGAATTGAGTATAATGGGAGTGAGTGAAATGCGATGGCCAGGCTCAGGTTCCCTCAACATCCAGGATCACCGGGTCTACTACTCTGGAACAGACAATGGAAGACATGAACTTGGAGTTGGGTTCATAATGATAAAAGAAGTTGCAAAATGTGTTAACAATGTTGTCCCAGTCTCATCAAGAGTGATACTGGTGCAACTCAAGGCAAAACCAGTCAACATAAATATCATTCAAGTCTATGCACCGACAACTGATGGAACAGATGAGGAAGTCAAAGAGTTCTACAACAGTATTAaccaaataattgagaaactcAAGAGACATGATTTGACAATTGTCTTGGGAAACTTCAATGCTAAACTGGGAGAGGGCAGAACATGGAGTTCTGTGGGGCCTTTTGGACTGGGTAACCGAAACACTCGTGGAGATGAATTAGAAAATTTCGCTGAATCGAATCAGTTGGTTGTGATGAATACATGGTTCGAACTTCACCCAATAAGACTGTACACATGGGAATCACCAATGGATAGACCAGGAAGAATTGTAAGAAATCAGATAGATTTTTTGCTGGTCAATAGAAGATTTCGGAACAGTTGTATATTTGTCAAAACATATCCTGGGGCAGATATCCAATCTGATCACACACCTTTGGTTGGCAGGTTTAAGGACAGATTGAAGAGAGTTAAAGTCCGGAAGGTGAAGAGTTATGATCTCAGAAGACTGAAGGATCCTGTTGTACGGCGGATGGTGAGTAATGACTTGAATGAGAGATTGAGAGGGGGTGGAGATCTGGAGAGTGAGGAGGGGGGACTTGAAATTGTAAAGGGAACAGTAAAAGGTATAAAAGATCAATACCTAAGAAGGGACCCAAGGAAATGTAGGTCATGGATGACTGATGAGATACTGGAACTTATGGAACTGAGGAAGAGTCACAAAGACAATCTTGTTGAGTATAGAAGGATACATACTATCATTAGAGGAAAGATCAAGGAGGCCAAGGAGAGAGAAAAGGTTGAACAGTGTCAGGAGATAGAGCTATATCAAAGTCGCTATGATAGCTTCAATGTCCATCTTAAAATAGAGGAGATGGCTGGGAAATTCTGTTTTAACAAAAGTGGTCGATTAGCGGATGTACACGGCAATTTTGTGATTGATAAGGATGAGAGGAAGAAGGTGTGGGAGAAATATTTAAAGGATTCATTACATGACCTCAGAACACAGCAGCCTGTCTTTAAAGATGACACTGAACCGAAAATTCTGTTGGAGGAGGTGAAGGCGCCTCCTCCAACAGAATTTTCGGTTCAGTGTCATCTTTAA